The genomic stretch GAAAAGAAGATAGGCCAGTAGAGACTATAAAAAGATGGTTAAGGAACGACGGGCGAGCAATTTGCATCCTGACTCTATCGCTATGGCAAGCCCTCACTTTACCCCGGAGCTGGTATTCCCTCCTGCTGATAAATCGCCGTTAAGAATATCAGATGATATGGAAATCCCCCTTGTAAACGGCATGCCTGTTTACATCCAGTCAGTTGTGGAGCAATCCCCTACAGTCGTTACCCCCCAGCTGGTCCCTGCAAACCACACCATCCAAAGCAAGCCTGTGACTCCTGGAATTAGGAATTCACGTCTAAACCAGCGTAATCAAATGTTTGAAGCAACCATTGGCAGAAATACCAAACGGCCTGCTTGTGAAAAAATCAATTATACGAGCCAGCCAACTCAAACGTCTTGTGTTATGGACAATGGTAATTAGCTCACATCCTTTGCCCACCTTAGTAttcatatattatattattatgatATTTAAAGTAACCTACATTTATCCTACTGCTATTCTACTACTAAAGGTGGCACCCAAATGGACGCTCGCGACTCCCATCCCTTCACTGCATCTAATGTATTTGGAGCGGGTAAAAAGAAATTCACTTTACTTATTTGTCAATACCTCTTCTATGTCTCACCCGCAATTAATCTTTCGCAGAAAATACTAGGCCTGCACCTAATGACGCTACAGGTATTCAGACACAACTATCTGTTGTTGACGAGCTATATTCAATGCCTCCACATGCCTCCATGGAAGAGGACGGTAAATGTTGCACGTGCTTCCTGCATGCTATTATTCTACCTATGTAATTACATTTGTCTCATCACTCATGTGCTAATGTTGCATCAGATTGCGATGAGAACATCATATTTGAGGACGACAAGGAAGAGGATGAGGGGTACCTTTTTGGAGGCCAAGGTACACCCCGGCGCATCTATGTGACCTTTGACTTATCTTATTTTCAAAATCTAACACTTCATACTCGTGCTAATTATTAGAACCTGATGATTGGGAAGCTGATGAGGATGTCGATCTCGAGACGGCTAATGAAGATCCCAATGAACCCTATGTACTAGATCCATATGATGCGGTTTATGCCAATGTCCCTGACATGACGCACATGCTCAAGCCAGCGGATAACTGCGAGCACTGCAATGCAAAGAAGTTTGAGTCCGAGCCACCTGGATTCTGTTGTCGTAGTGGAAAGATTGATCTTTCCACCCATGAGACACCACCGGAACTCGTGAGATTGTGGTCAAGCTCGGACTCTGATGCTAGGCATTTCCGTGCAAACATCAGATATTTCAATGGCCACTTCTCTTTCACTTCTATGTACTGTAAGCTTGATCGTGTGACCACCGACGTGAGAAACTGTGGAATTTACACATTTCGTGCCCATGGTCAAATCTACCATAACATAAGATCATTTGGTAAAGAGGAtggtcacgaacctggtcacctCGAGCTTTATTTTTATGACGATGATCTGTCTCTTGAGCATAGGCTCCGCAAGTGCCGTGAGAAGTCTGCCCAAGAAGACAGGGAAGTCATCCAGAGGCTAAAGGACATCTTACATGGCATTAATCCCTACTCAGAGAATCTTAGGAGTATGGGTCAGGTTGACAACCTTGAGGATTACCATGTTGAGTTGAACCTTGACCAACGGCTAGACCAGAGAACATATAACGTGCCATTAACGTCAGAGGTTGCTGCCGTTTGGATTGAGGGGAGCGAGCATCGGGGCCAGTTCGATAATAGTGTTGTCCTCCAAGGGAAGGATAGGTCGATCCATGGCATCCGGTCCTATCATGGGTGCTACGACGCTCTCTCATACTCGCTATTCTTTCCGAGAGGTGAGCTTGGGTGGCACAACTGCATTCCAAAATTTGGTGTGACTATGGCTGAAGTTAATAAAGCTCGAGCGATTCGCAAGGCGCgtgctgatggtggtggtgacaaTGATGCTGGTAAATTCAGATGTCTTTATAGTGTCTTACAAACATTAGACAAATGTTTTGCATGTCGTCAATCACGGTACTAACATGAACAATGTTTATGTGTGTAGGGTCTGCTGGAAATAAATGTGTCTCCGTGCGTGATTACTATTGCTACAAATTCCAGATGCGGCCTGGGATTTTTAATCCTATACTACATGGCAAGCGTCTATTCCAGCAGTTTGCCATCGACACCTACGTTAAGATCGAAAGCTCGCGTCTAGACTACATCCGCAACAATCATGACATTCTTAGGGCTGACCTGTACCAAGGTTTGGTTGACAGCTGGCGTACGGGGGTGGAAGACGCTAATGAAGTTGGTAAGCGTACTGTGCTATCGCCGACTTTCATCGGAGGGCCTCGTAATATGAGACGTCGGTACATGGATGCGATGACTCTGGTGCGAAAGTTTGGTAAACTGGATATCTTCCTCACAATGACGTGCAATCCTAATTGGGATGAGATCAAGAATGAGCTTTATCCTGGTCAGAGTCCACAGGACCATCCAGATCTTGTATCTCGAGTGTTCAGGGCGAAGTTGGAGGAGCTTAAGAAGATGTTGATGGAAAAATACATACTTGGAAAGGTCCGTGCATTCGTATATGTCgtggagttccagaagagggGCTTGCCGCATGCACACTTTTTGCTAATAATGCAGAGGAAGTACAAGATCACGTGTCCAGAACAGTATGACCTGCTTATCTCTGCTGAGCTACCAAACAAGAAGAAGTACCCTGACCTCTACAGGATGGTGATGAAGCATATGATGCATGGCCCATGCGGGACGCTAAATTCATTATGTCCATGCACAAGGGGATGTACTTCATGCAAGAACCGTTACCCGCGGCCATTCTGCGATTCAACGTCGCAAGGTAAGGATTCGTACCCCATCTATCGGCGATGCGATGATGGTTGTAAGGAAATAATTAGAGGTCACGTACTGGACAATCAGTGGGTCGTCCATACAACCCATGTCTGCTGCGTAGTTTCAATTGCCACATCAATGTTGAGGCATGTAGTAGCATTAAATCCGTGAAATACCTATTCAAATACATATATACAAGGGCCATGACAGAGCATCTGTGGCTGTTAGGGAGGCTGGAAAAAAGATGACAAGGGGAACGTTGATGAGATCACATAGTACAGAGAGGCCCAGTGGGTGACACCTCCAGAAGCGATGTGGAGGATATATGGCTTTGACTTGAGCAAGAACCATCCACCAGTGCAGCAGTTGCAGCTTCATCTTCCCGACATGCATATGGTTACATATCATAAGCGGGACAAGATCGAACGGGTTGTCAAGGTCCAGGTGCTGACGAGTCAATGCTGACAGTGTACTTTGACTACAACAGGCTTCATGAGGAAGCTCGAGGAATCTTGTACCGTGACTTTCCGGAGCATTATACTTGGGAGTCTAATGGTAAATTTTGGAAACCAAGGAAAAACGCCGTATACCAGGTCGGGAGACTCGTATCCGCTCATCCGGTTGAGGGGGAACGCTACTTTCTTCGGGTTCTCCTGAACCATGTTGTTGAGGCTACTTCATACAGGGACCTAAGGACTGTTGTCGGTGTGCTCCTGCCCTCATTTCGTGAAGCTGCGGAGAGGCGAGGCCTAATCGAAGAAGATAATACACTTGATGAGTGTCTTACTGAAAATAGTTTGTTCCATATGCCATCCTCATTGCGTAGGTTATTCGCGATAATATTGGTATTCTGCGAGCCGAATGATGTGTTTGGGTTGTGGACAAAACACCTTGATGCAATGTTAGAAGACTACAGGCGCAACAATCCAAACCCGAGTCTGGTGGAACAGATGGTTTTGATTGACATTAGGAATATGTTGCAATCTATGGGGAAGGACATAAGGTCGTTCCCTCTCCCAGGAATTGACGACGCATATGACGACGCTAGCGGTATCCCTCATGAGATATTTGAGGAGGCAAGCATTGATCAGGATCCGGAAGATGTGGGACTATCTGATTCCCTAAACGAGGAGCAGAGGGCTGCCTATGAAGAGATAATGTCCAAAGTGGACACTGAACAAGGTGGTTTGTTCTTTGTAGATGGACCTGGCGGCACAGGAAAGACATTTTTGTACAGGGCACTTCTCGGAACCCTTCGCAATCAAAACAAGCTTGCCATTGCTACAGCTACATCTGGTGTCGCAGCGTCTATAATGCCTAGTGGGAGGACGGCCCACTCATGTTTCAAGATACTCCTTACTCTTGAGGATGGTGGTTGTTGTAGTTTTACCAAACAGAGTGGTACTGCAAAGCTACTGTAGCAAGCATCTCTCATCATTTGGGACGAGGCATCTATGGCAAAGAGGCAAGCTATGGAAGCCCTAGACAACAGCCTACGTGATATAATGGGCCGGCAGGATCTACCGTTTGGTGGGAAGACTGTTGTCTTTGGAGGGGATTTCAGACAGGTTCTCCCTGTTGTACGGAAAGGATCCAGGGCTCAGATAGTCGATGCTTCTCTACGGAGGTCGTATCTTTGGGAATCCATGCACCACCTTAAGCTCATGCGCAACATGAGGACGCAGAGTGACCCGTGGTTTGCGGAATATCTATTGCGCATTGGTGGTGGCACGGAGGAGGTTAACGGAGATGGTGATGTATGTCTTCCTGACGATATATGTGTCCCGTACTCTGGGGATTCTGAGAAAGATTTTGACAGGTTGATTGAATGCATCTTTCCAAACCtcaatgcaaacatgacaaACAAGGACTACATCACCTCCAGAGCGATTCTATCCACACGTAATGATTGGGTGGACAATATTAATAtcaagatgatcggcatgttccaGGGTAGGGAGATGGTGTACCATAGTTTCGACTCCGCGATTGATGATCCGCATAACTACTATCCGTCGGAGTTCCTTAACACATTGACTCCCAACGGGCTTCCTCCACATTTGCTAAAGCTCAAGATCGGCTGCCCGATCATATTGCTTAGGAATATCGACCCTGCGAATGGGCTGTGCAATGGTACAAGGTTGGTGGTTTGAGGCTTCCAAAAAAATTCAATCGATGCTGAAATTGTGCTGGGACAGCATGCTGGAAAGAGGGTTTTCCTTCCTCGAATACCGTTGTGCCCCTCTGACGATGAGATGTTCCCATTCCAATTTAAGAGGAAGCGGTTCCCTATTAGGCTCAGCTTCGCCATGACGGTCAACAAGTCACAGGGCCAAACTATACCAAATGTGGGTGTGTACCTGCCCGCCCCTGTGTTCTCTCATGGTCAGTTGTATGTTGCTATGTCTAGAGCCACAGCAAGAACAAATATCAAGATCCTCGCCCTCCCACCTAACGTAGAGGCAGACGAGGAACAaactaaaaagaaggaaaagaaaactgctaatAAGAAAGTGAACGGTCAGGGTAATCAAAATAACAATGAACAAAAAGGTAGttcagagaagaagaaaagggtacCAACAGTAGATGGCACGTATACGAAGAATATTGTATACAAGGAGGTTCTAACACCTTAGGCGAGGTAATATAATGATTATTCGTGCGTGTCTTAcacttttcatttattttttaaaaatacttAACTCATCAATTTCATGTTTCTTTGGTCTTGGCAGTTGCTAGACTTGAGTGGCATTTTCACTGTGTTTTTCTGTGGTATTGTGATGTCACACTACACTTGGCATTATATGACAAAGAGCTCAAGAGTGACAACCAAGTAATCATACTCACTCCATAATTTATTCCACCAGTAATGTTCATAGCAAGTTAAATAAAAAGATATCAATTGATTTTTTCTTTGGACTTTTTTATCTACTCAGGCATGCCTTTGCAACTTTGTCCTTCATTGCTGAGATTTTCCTTTTCATGTATGTTGGTATGGATGCGTTTGATATCGAAAAGAGGGAGTTTGCCAGTGACATGTCAGTTTAATGTACTTTCTAAAACTGACTGGTCCGCAACTTGTTCAGGTACTTTTATGTTAAGAGATGTTGACAGCAATTCCAAGATTATCTtgcattttaaatttgaatgcACTCAAATATCATATCGATTCTCTACTCAAATCATTTTAACACTTCGTTTTGCATGATGGAAGGGTTACAGTTGGTCCTGATAAAGTAATAAACAACTTATTTACTTAATTCTGTTGTGTGGAGACTTTGATTTCCACTGCAAACTTTGCAATGTTTTTGGTTCTAATGATGACTTTTTAGGTATTGCATTAGATCAGGATATGTTTTGGATCCATTAGTTGCCTCATAATGGTTAACCGTGTTGTGTGAAATGTTACTGGGTCCAAACAACAAGCACCAGTAAATAATAACATTTTTGTGAACTGTTGCAGATGTTCATCGGTGATGGAGCCAAGCTTGTTCGAGATGCTTTTCAGCTGGCCAAGGAGAAAGCCCTCTGCATCATATTTTATTGATGAAATTGATGCTATTGGAACAAAGTGTTTTTCATCTATCTTCTAGCGCACGAAGCGAATGCctggaggacaagactaccagGCATTGAAAAACATTTTCTTTGGTGCAtcacatgcaaaaaaaataggATAGATGGGGTGGCATTTGAATGAcctattttatatttatttcacGAATCCAATCTTGGATGATAcacttatttcatatttatacatgttttataCTTTTATTATTCTGTTGAATCCAATGTTTTGCAATATAAAAATtttgttgcccgtagcaacgcacgggcacgatcctagtaacctataagataaataaaatattgTGAATTGAAAAATGATCCGAGCGTTGGGTAAAATATGAAATGTCTTTCCTTAGGATATATTTTTAATATGGTCATTAATATTCCTccattttatataaaaatagttttttttaaacacATGCGGCATAGTTTCataaaaagatgaaaaaaaaatcacacaaCTCCACCTGGAAGATCGACGAGCTTTGGGCTGGACATTGAGTCGTTCACGCCGGCGCGCTTTGTGGCTTCGGCCCATTCGGAGAGGCCCACGGCCCACTTTGAAGACGAGCATGAGGTTCCTCTACATTaaacccctcccctcccctcccctctccgccGCCATTCTGGTCCGGCACAGGTGGAGCAGCACATCGGCACTTCCCCTCCCGGACCGGGCTACTCAGCTTCGCCGCTTGTACGTCTTCTGCACCTTCATCCTGTTTGATCGAAAGCCTTCGCCTTTGGTTTCGTTTAATCTGTCTTCTCCGTGATTTTTGTTACGCATTAGTGATGCCCTCTATTGCTTTTGAAGGCTGGAGCAGGCTCCTGGTTAGGTCGGTCGCACAGGAGGGGCTGCGCAATCCATCCATTTGGGATTTGGGAGTGGGATCTCTTTGCTACGTTCTGTCCTGCTGGAGGTACTCTTTCTTCATTCCTCATATCTTCTAGATCTAGCGAAGGCGTAGCTAATGCTTCTGTCGATCTGAATACTTCTGTTACTAAGTCCCCCCCTTTCCAGCCCCCTGTATTAGGTCAGGTCAGATCGAACTTGGAGTTGGACGTCCGATCAACCATGGGCCTCTCGCGGCGGTTTCTGGACCTGATCGTGGTAAACCGCGAGCATGCCACCAGATCGCTGCGCCGCATCGATCTGAAGCGCCTGGAACTCTTTTAtccaacgccgccgccaccaccaccagcaccaacCCGGCGGCCAACAACGACGATGGAGAGCATCCTGCATCCCGACCCGAACATTAACTCGATCGTGCAGTTCGGAGCCCACAGCTTGATGGAGATCCTGCTTCCCGACCCGATCTTGAAGTTCGGAGCCCACAGCTTGAGAGGTGCAGGCGGGCCGTGCGACTTAGCCTGTTACCCATTTGGGCAACGGAAGGTGCTCACCACGGACCAGGCCGGGCGCAACTTGCTCTACGACGCCAGCTCGCGCGACGTGGTGGTCATGCCCGAGTTCCGCAAGCCTAAGTTTCCTGGTTGCTTCTCGCTCTTCGTCCCTAGCGGAGGTGGTGCCGGAAGCCTATACCTCATGGTGAGGTGTCTCCGAGAGGTAAAGACGTTTGATTTCGAGGTCTTGTTCTACGGCAATGGCAGGAAGACCTCGCACTGCAAGCTCCTTCCGCGGCCGCCCTTCGTCCTTGAGCCCATCCATCGGGATGAATACCCCGAGATTCGTTCCTATGCTGTCGTCGGTGGTGGCTCTCACATCTGCGTATCCGTCGACGGCAGAGGCACCTACACCCTGGACACGGTGAGCCACACGTGGGACAAGGTCGGCAACTGGATGCTGCCCTTCCATGGCAAGGTCGAGTACGTACCCGAGTTCAAGCTCTGGTTCGGCCTCTCCAGCGATGGCCGGCACTTGGCTGCTGCTGACCTCTCCACCATGGACGCCCACTCCCCGCCACAGGTAGCTGCTGGCCACAGCTGGGAGGAGTTCCAGCGTCCGGTGGAATGGGCAGAACGAGGACTAGATATAGATCAAGTGGGTGTTCAACTAGTCAACCTGGGCTCAGGCAGGTTTTGTATCGCAAGGTTCTTCATGAACTCGCTGGAGAGCGAAGACTGTCGTCTACTTTGCCATCTTGACCGGTGTGGAGATGGACATGGGTGTCCGCCCCAGTGGTAAAGTGGTACTCGACATGATCCCTCACAAGGCCATGTTTCATCTCAGGTCGACTGTGGACGGAGGTTACATCGAGCAATTGTTCTGAATAACTCAACTTTATCACCATGTGCCGTCTGAATGATTTTGTTGGGATTGAAAAGTGAGGCAACTCAGGATCCTGTACTACTTTGTAATTTCAAAACCTGCACATCAGGTCTCTGCGTTGTTATTTCTTAGTAACCGTGTAGCTCATATTGTCTACTGCAATGCAATGGTACTTAAATCGAGGCAGTTTGTTTGCTTGCCATGTTAGATTATTATATTCTCCCTTCCGTTTTCAAAAGGAAGACTTTTGGACGGGATTCCACATAGGGTGTATATTTTCTGCCATAATCTCTGTCCGATTGGTTTATGTCCCTATATTCCTGAAGCGCGCAGTGCCTTACCCCATGACGCCGAGGACGAGCAATGAGCTGAACGACACGGCAAGGCGAGGAGGCCAGCCAGGACCTGAACAAGATGCAACCGATTAAATGGATTACCCATCGGTTTCGCACTCCATCGGTGTGGATATTCAGTGAGGTGGACAGACAACTTGTACACTGGATTATTAAATATATCtgcaaattatatatatatatatatatatatatatatatatgtgattGCTGTATACTATTGTGTTGATTCTTGATATAGCAGATCTGAACAtgattacaatatttttttacaacTATTTAGGCCAGGGATCATCAGGTAGCATACTCACATTCAATCTAGCTAGCATCA from Setaria italica strain Yugu1 chromosome II, Setaria_italica_v2.0, whole genome shotgun sequence encodes the following:
- the LOC101767261 gene encoding uncharacterized protein LOC101767261; the encoded protein is MGLSRRFLDLIVVNREHATRSLRRIDLKRLELFYPTPPPPPPAPTRRPTTTMESILHPDPNINSIVQFGAHSLMEILLPDPILKFGAHSLRGAGGPCDLACYPFGQRKVLTTDQAGRNLLYDASSRDVVVMPEFRKPKFPGCFSLFVPSGGGAGSLYLMVRCLREVKTFDFEVLFYGNGRKTSHCKLLPRPPFVLEPIHRDEYPEIRSYAVVGGGSHICVSVDGRGTYTLDTVSHTWDKVGNWMLPFHGKVEYVPEFKLWFGLSSDGRHLAAADLSTMDAHSPPQVAAGHSWEEFQRPVEWAERGLDIDQVGVQLVNLGSGRFCIARFFMNSLESEDCRLLCHLDRCGDGHGCPPQW